The genomic region CATTATGAAGATATTATTAGGGATCAGAACATAGATCCGGTAGAAGCACTGGAGTTAAAGAGAAAAATTGATGCCTCAAACCAGGACCGTACAGATACTGTTGAGTATATAGACAGTTACTTCCTCGAAAAATATAAGGACGTACAGCCTAATACCGATGCGACGATAAATTCAGAAAGCCCGGCCTGGGCCATAGACAGACTTTCTATTCTGGCTTTGAAGATTTATCATATGAATGAAGAGGCGAATCGTGAAGATGCTTCACAGGAGCATCAAATGAAATGTAAGGCCAAACTGGACGTGCTTTTAGAGCAAAGAGTAGACCTTTCTACTGCGATCAATCAATTGCTTGAAGATATCGCCAAAGGCGAGAAATACATGAAGGTTTACAAGCAAATGAAGATGTATAATGATGATGAGTTAAACCCGGTTCTACGAGGCAATAAGTAATTTATGGACCAAGACCGCAATTCTCTGTCGGCAAAAAAGGGAAAGAGCATGCATATTCTGGTAATTCGCTTCTCTGCGATGGGCGATATTGCTATGATTGTACCTGTTCTGAGTGTTCTGGTTAAAAAATACCCGGAACTTACTATCACTGTTCTTACCAGACAATTCTTTGCTCCTCTTTTTAGTCATTTACCCAATGTAAGGATTTATGAAGCTGATCTTAAAGGTGTTCATGACGGAGTGCTGGGACTGGGGACGCTGGCCAGGGAGTTACGGGAAGAGGAGATAGATGCGGTTGCAGATCTTCATGATGTGCTTAGAACTAATGTTTTAAGGTCCCTGTTTTATTTCTATGGAATACCTTTTAAGCAGATTGATAAAGGACGTTCAGAAAAGAACGCGCTTTCCAGTAATAAAAAGGATTTCAGGCAACTTAAATCTACCCATCAAAGATATGCAGATGTATTTGCAGAGCTTGGTTTTACAATAGACCTTTCAGAATATAGCCCTCCTCCAAAAAGAGAATTATTACCGAAGGTTTATGATCTTATAGGAAAGCGATCCAAAAAATGGCTTGGGATTGCCCCTTTCGCCCAGCATGATTCAAAGTGTTACCCTAAAGACCTTATGGAAGAAGTGATCGCTGAGCTATCTTCTAAAGGAAATATCAAACTTATCATGTTTGGTGGCGGTGATACCGAAAAAGCACAATTGGAGGAATGGGAGCAGAAATTCGAAAATTGTACCAGTGTGGTTGGGAAACTTAGTTTTGCTGAAGAATTAAGTCTGATATCCAATCTTGATGCGATGCTATCCATGGATAGTGGAAATGCTCACCTGGCGGCTATTTTTGGAATTCCTGTAGTAAGTATCTGGGGAGTAACCCATCCTT from Gramella sp. MT6 harbors:
- a CDS encoding DUF4254 domain-containing protein yields the protein MFSDKANTIFREVIKKYHEIDSVDQEFKNPYDAENNLIEHLLYRKCWIDTVQWHYEDIIRDQNIDPVEALELKRKIDASNQDRTDTVEYIDSYFLEKYKDVQPNTDATINSESPAWAIDRLSILALKIYHMNEEANREDASQEHQMKCKAKLDVLLEQRVDLSTAINQLLEDIAKGEKYMKVYKQMKMYNDDELNPVLRGNK
- a CDS encoding glycosyltransferase family 9 protein, which encodes MDQDRNSLSAKKGKSMHILVIRFSAMGDIAMIVPVLSVLVKKYPELTITVLTRQFFAPLFSHLPNVRIYEADLKGVHDGVLGLGTLARELREEEIDAVADLHDVLRTNVLRSLFYFYGIPFKQIDKGRSEKNALSSNKKDFRQLKSTHQRYADVFAELGFTIDLSEYSPPPKRELLPKVYDLIGKRSKKWLGIAPFAQHDSKCYPKDLMEEVIAELSSKGNIKLIMFGGGDTEKAQLEEWEQKFENCTSVVGKLSFAEELSLISNLDAMLSMDSGNAHLAAIFGIPVVSIWGVTHPFIGFKAFNQPIENCILPDLEKYPKIPTSVYGNKVPEGYEDVMRSIPPEKVIQTVLENL